Proteins encoded in a region of the Prunus persica cultivar Lovell chromosome G4, Prunus_persica_NCBIv2, whole genome shotgun sequence genome:
- the LOC18779735 gene encoding ribonuclease 3-like protein 2 isoform X2, with the protein MTKVFTTPTSLDRVRSPEMKDSVTAVEKIVGYNFKNKKLLEEALTHPSYGSASYKRLGLATLGDSALGHAVTNHFFCMADHPQFSEGQLTLLRSANVSNHKLACVAVRHGLYRYLRHYEPAFDDKIEEFIEALINGEEDVGFVEADEPKVLADIVESVAAAIYIELNFDLDKLWMKFKPLLEPIYTLENLQGHPMTILKEFCEKSRKRLEVRLRDETGNISIADVYVDGLLKGSGSAKRKNTAQHIAAQQAIQKLSQSMGVNNKGTAAGNDNSFRIEEAMNELHVRCEKKRLPKPDYREEKKSGPPHSPKFVYSVKVVTLDGTVKSVKGDEKSRIQYAKNSAAHKMILTLQEYDNVIKTKESDCVMA; encoded by the exons ATGACGAAGGTCTTCACCACCCCAACATCCCTTGATCGTGTACGATCACCGGAAATGAAAGATTCAGTGACAGCCGTGGAGAAGATCGTCGGCTACAACTTCAAGAACAAGAAGCTTCTAGAAGAAGCTCTCACCCACCCCTCCTATGGGTCCGCTTCGTATAAACGCCTTGGCCTTGCGACCCTTGGCGATAGCGCTCTTGGCCATGCAGTGACCAACCACTTCTTTTGTATGGCTGACCACCCTCAGTTCAGCGAAGGCCAACTCACTTTGCTACGCTCTGCCAATGTTAGCAACCACAAACTCGCCTGCGTCGCTGTTCGTCATGGGCTTTATCGCTACCTTCGCCACTATGAACCTGCTTTTGATGATAaa ATTGAGGAGTTTATTGAAGCTTTAAttaatggagaagaagacgtGGGGTTTGTTGAGGCCGATGAACCCAAGGTTCTTGCAGATATTGTTGAGTCCGTGGCAGCTGCTATTTACATTGAGTTAAATTTTGATCTCGATAAACTATGGATG AAATTTAAGCCTCTTTTGGAACCTATATATACTCTTGAAAACTTGCAAGGTCACCCCATGACAATATTGAAAGAGTTTTGCGAGAAGAGCAGGAAGCGCCTTGAAGTGCGGCTGAGAGATGAGACCGGAAATATAAGTATTGCTGATGTCTATGTTGATGGACTGCTTAAGGGATCGGGTTCTGCTAAACGGAAGAATACCGCACAGCATATTGCTGCTCAACAAGCTATACAAAAGTTGTCGCAATCGATGGGTGTAAACAACAAAGGTACAGCAGCTGGAAACGACAACTCATTTCGTATAGAAGAAGCGATGAATGAGTTGCATGTGCGTTGTGAAAAGAAGAGGTTGCCTAAACCAGATTACAG agaagagaagaaatcaGGTCCTCCACATTCACCCAAATTTGTATACTCAGTTAAAGTGGTAACTTTAGATGGTACCGTGAAATCTGTGAAGGGAGATGAAAAGTCAAGAATACAATATGCGAAGAATTCTGCAGCTCACAAGATGATCCTTACTTTACAAGAATATGATAATGTGATCAAAACCAAAGAATCCGATTGCGTAATGG CTTag
- the LOC18779735 gene encoding ribonuclease 3-like protein 2 isoform X1 produces the protein MTKVFTTPTSLDRVRSPEMKDSVTAVEKIVGYNFKNKKLLEEALTHPSYGSASYKRLGLATLGDSALGHAVTNHFFCMADHPQFSEGQLTLLRSANVSNHKLACVAVRHGLYRYLRHYEPAFDDKIEEFIEALINGEEDVGFVEADEPKVLADIVESVAAAIYIELNFDLDKLWMKFKPLLEPIYTLENLQGHPMTILKEFCEKSRKRLEVRLRDETGNISIADVYVDGLLKGSGSAKRKNTAQHIAAQQAIQKLSQSMGVNNKGTAAGNDNSFRIEEAMNELHVRCEKKRLPKPDYREEKKSGPPHSPKFVYSVKVVTLDGTVKSVKGDEKSRIQYAKNSAAHKMILTLQEYDNVIKTKESDCVMGNIPSLYTLGAKAYRVIRSLLVFCLKGILTLVIVSVLASLVAERYKFP, from the exons ATGACGAAGGTCTTCACCACCCCAACATCCCTTGATCGTGTACGATCACCGGAAATGAAAGATTCAGTGACAGCCGTGGAGAAGATCGTCGGCTACAACTTCAAGAACAAGAAGCTTCTAGAAGAAGCTCTCACCCACCCCTCCTATGGGTCCGCTTCGTATAAACGCCTTGGCCTTGCGACCCTTGGCGATAGCGCTCTTGGCCATGCAGTGACCAACCACTTCTTTTGTATGGCTGACCACCCTCAGTTCAGCGAAGGCCAACTCACTTTGCTACGCTCTGCCAATGTTAGCAACCACAAACTCGCCTGCGTCGCTGTTCGTCATGGGCTTTATCGCTACCTTCGCCACTATGAACCTGCTTTTGATGATAaa ATTGAGGAGTTTATTGAAGCTTTAAttaatggagaagaagacgtGGGGTTTGTTGAGGCCGATGAACCCAAGGTTCTTGCAGATATTGTTGAGTCCGTGGCAGCTGCTATTTACATTGAGTTAAATTTTGATCTCGATAAACTATGGATG AAATTTAAGCCTCTTTTGGAACCTATATATACTCTTGAAAACTTGCAAGGTCACCCCATGACAATATTGAAAGAGTTTTGCGAGAAGAGCAGGAAGCGCCTTGAAGTGCGGCTGAGAGATGAGACCGGAAATATAAGTATTGCTGATGTCTATGTTGATGGACTGCTTAAGGGATCGGGTTCTGCTAAACGGAAGAATACCGCACAGCATATTGCTGCTCAACAAGCTATACAAAAGTTGTCGCAATCGATGGGTGTAAACAACAAAGGTACAGCAGCTGGAAACGACAACTCATTTCGTATAGAAGAAGCGATGAATGAGTTGCATGTGCGTTGTGAAAAGAAGAGGTTGCCTAAACCAGATTACAG agaagagaagaaatcaGGTCCTCCACATTCACCCAAATTTGTATACTCAGTTAAAGTGGTAACTTTAGATGGTACCGTGAAATCTGTGAAGGGAGATGAAAAGTCAAGAATACAATATGCGAAGAATTCTGCAGCTCACAAGATGATCCTTACTTTACAAGAATATGATAATGTGATCAAAACCAAAGAATCCGATTGCGTAATGGGTAATATTCCCTCACTCTACACACTTGGGGCTAAGGCCTATAGGGTGATAAGAAGTctcttggttttttgtttgaagggAATACTTACACTAGTTATTGTCTCTGTTTTGGCCAGCTTagttgctgagcggtataaaTTCCCATAA
- the LOC18780187 gene encoding ribonuclease 3-like protein 2 has product MRLFTRQLQPSPEMKERVTAVERIVGYDFVDKTLLEEALTHPSSCRPNSYQRLELLGDSALNHTVTKYLFRDSRKFNEEEITNRRKDTVSNPYLARIGARLGLYDYLVRHNTPDLDDQVAKFTEGVIKGKDMTGSPGYKVLADVVESVAAAVYIDLNYDLDKLMKIFKPLLDLEKSDSMMKTKESDSMLGYIASLLYTLGAKAYSVIISLLVFCLRGIILLVIVCVLTKLIDCFAK; this is encoded by the exons ATGAGGCTCTTCACCCGCCAACTCCAGCCATCACCGGAAATGAAAGAGCGGGTGACAGCCGTGGAGAGAATCGTAGGCTACGACTTCGTGGACAAGACGCTTCTAGAAGAAGCTCTCACCCACCCCTCCTCCTGTCGGCCCAATTCGTATCAACGCCTGGAGCTCCTGGGCGACAGCGCTCTCAACCACACAGTGACAAAGTACTTATTTCGTGACAGCCGGAAGTTCAACGAAGAAGAAATCACTAACCGACGCAAAGATACCGTTAGCAACCCCTACCTCGCCCGCATTGGTGCTCGGCTTGGGCTTTATGACTACCTTGTCCGCCACAATACACCTGATCTTGATGATCag GTCGCAAAGTTTACTGAAGGAGTAATTAAAGGAAAAGATATGACGGGGTCTCCAGGCTACAAGGTTCTTGCAGATGTTGTCGAATCCGTGGCTGCTGCTGTTTACATTGACTTGAATTATGATCTCGATAAGCTGATGAAG ATATTTAAGCCTCTTTTGGATCTCGAAAAATCTGATTCTATGatgaagacgaaggaatcggATTCCATGTTGGGTTATATTGCCTCACTACTCTACACACTTGGGGCTAAGGCCTATAGCGTGATAATAAGTctcttggttttttgtttgaggGGAATAATACTGCTAGTTATCGTCTGTGTTTTGACTAAATTAATTGACTGTTTTGCTAAGTAA